In one Balaenoptera ricei isolate mBalRic1 chromosome 20, mBalRic1.hap2, whole genome shotgun sequence genomic region, the following are encoded:
- the RASL10B gene encoding ras-like protein family member 10B, with protein sequence MVSTYRVAVLGARGVGKSAIVRQFLYNEFSEVCVPTTARRLYLPAVVMNGHVHDLQILDFPPISAFPVNTLQEWADACCRGLRSVHAYILVYDICCFDSFEYVKTIRQQILETRVIGTSETPIIIVGNKRDLQRGRVIPRWNVSHLVRKTWKCGYVECSAKYNWHILLLFSELLKSVGCARCKHVHAALRFQGALRRNRCAVM encoded by the exons ATGGTCTCCACCTACCGGGTGGCCGTGCTGGGGGCGCGAGGCGTGGGCAAGAGTGCCATCGTGCGCCAGTTCCTGTACAACGAGTTCAGCGAGGTCTGCGTGCCCACCACCGCCCGCCGCCTCTACCTGCCTGCTGTCGTCATGAACGGCCACGTGCACGACCTCCAGATCCTCGACTTCCCGCCCATCAGCGCCTTCCCTGTCAACACGCTGCAG GAGTGGGCAGACGCCTGCTGCAGGGGACTCCGGAGCGTCCACGCCTACATCCTGGTCTACGACATCTGCTGCTTTGACAGCTTTGAGTACGTCAAGACCATCCGCCAGCAGATCCTAGAGACGAG GGTGATTGGCACCTCGGAGACGCCCATCATCATCGTGGGCAACAAGAGGGACCTGCAGCGCGGACGCGTGATCCCGCGCTGGAACGTGTCACACCTGGTGCGCAAGACCTGGAAGTGCGGCTACGTGGAGTGCTCGGCCAAGTACAACTGGCACATCCTGCTGCTCTTCAGCGAGCTGCTCAAGAGCGTCGGCTGCGCCCGCTGCAAGCACGTGCACGCCGCCCTGCGCTTCCAGGGCGCGCTGCGCCGCAACCGCTGCGCCGTCATGTGA